The proteins below are encoded in one region of Belonocnema kinseyi isolate 2016_QV_RU_SX_M_011 chromosome 5, B_treatae_v1, whole genome shotgun sequence:
- the LOC117173888 gene encoding uncharacterized protein LOC117173888, with amino-acid sequence MGRALPQEEGAMFLSPRTCLVCHEAKQENLKKCSGCPYATFCSAHPSSCSHDQVCSMINDKYEFQTRLSKLKLSTAAAIQAIVNSTTVHKSLKLPTSVADYLYRYAQTPVTIPEDVKIHTSIYFTKSLTLFNALQKLNYNPRLKMVVYIVAQFTPFHVSVYWEVLLHLLPKLINLKIILFEPPEDLKYTINVCEKCRSKKKTLTLEFVSTSFVEYVKSKSHTKADFVALYNYDPLQEENLFVNTSCKVVKNFDFITCPLLLTTVTEKKAMAASERLRSNLKNCEICYAGKNDFAPIKPEVDWETEGISIPNQFLMVMKPRES; translated from the coding sequence ATGGGTCGAGCCCTTCCTCAAGAAGAGGGAGCAATGTTCCTATCACCGAGAACCTGTCTCGTCTGCCATGAAGCTAAgcaagaaaatttgaagaaatgttcTGGCTGTCCATACGCGACTTTTTGCAGTGCACATCCCAGCAGTTGCAGTCACGATCAAGTTTGTAGCATGATAAACGACAAGTATGAATTCCAAACGAGATTGAGTAAATTAAAGTTATCAACAGCAGCAGCCATTCAAGCAATCGTCAACAGCACAACAGTCCACAAATCTCTAAAACTACCAACTTCAGTAGCAGATTATTTATACAGATATGCTCAGACTCCAGTTACAATTCCTGAAGACGTGAAGATCCACACGTCAATTTATTTCACCAAATCATTAACACTCTTCAATGCTTTGCAAAAACTAAATTACAATCCCCGATTAAAAATGGTTGTTTATATTGTTGCACAGTTCACACCATTTCACGTATCAGTTTACTGGGAGGTTCTGCTACACCTGCTACCAAAATTGATCAACTTAAAGATCATCCTATTCGAGCCACCGGAGGACCTCAAATATACAATTAATGTATGCGAAAAATGCCGCTCCAAGAAGAAAACATTGACCTTAGAATTTGTTTCAACTAGTTTCGTTGAGTATGTCAAATCTAAAAGTCATACAAAAGCGGATTTTGTTGCCTTATACAATTATGATCCTCTCCAGGAAGAGAATCTGTTTGTCAATACTTCGTGCAAAGTTGTGAAGAATTTTGACTTCATAACTTGTCCATTGCTTTTGACGACTGTGACGGAAAAGAAGGCGATGGCTGCAAGTGAGAGGCTgcgatctaatttaaaaaattgtgagatCTGTTATGCTGGAAAGAACGACTTTGCACCTATAAAACCCGAAGTTGATTGGGAAACCGAAGGGATCTCTATACCAAATCAGTTTCTGATGGTTATGAAACCAAGAGAGTCTTAG
- the LOC117172757 gene encoding drosomycin-like: MKGTILLTVLAFIILAFSTETIMGDCPSGRYKGPCLAWDNDTCRRVCRESGGSSGHCSPSTKCWCEGGGC; encoded by the coding sequence ATGAAGGGAACAATTTTGCTCACAGTTCTGGCATTCATTATTTTGGCTTTCAGCACCGAAACTATAATGGGCGATTGTCCATCAGGCAGATATAAAGGTCCGTGTCTCGCATGGGACAACGACACCTGTCGTCGCGTGTGTAGGGAGTCAGGCGGATCAAGTGGTCACTGCTCTCCGAGCACTAAGTGCTGGTGTGAAGGAGGAGGATGTTAA